A window from Nitrosopumilus sp. encodes these proteins:
- a CDS encoding protein translocase SEC61 complex subunit gamma: MNPKQTFRNMVNTMKMAKKPDKDEYQQHLRLVLLGIAGVGAIGFTIQFVFSVLTFGR, from the coding sequence ATGAATCCAAAGCAGACGTTTAGGAACATGGTCAATACTATGAAAATGGCCAAAAAACCTGATAAAGATGAGTATCAACAACATCTTAGGCTTGTATTATTGGGAATAGCTGGAGTAGGAGCTATAGGTTTTACAATACAGTTTGTCTTTTCGGTATTAACATTTGGTAGGTAA
- a CDS encoding transcription elongation factor Spt5, with product MSEEIKSHLFAIRTTGGQEKVVMRLLEAKANANQVNIQSVLLVDNLKGYVVIEAVNPSDAYMAVEGVRHIRGQLRGELEFKDIEGYLIKKSTVSQLAVDNVVEITGGPFKGMKATITRIDVDKEEATVVLLDASYQLPVTVDANYLKLSEA from the coding sequence ATGTCTGAGGAAATAAAATCACACTTGTTTGCAATTAGAACTACAGGAGGCCAAGAGAAAGTAGTAATGAGATTATTGGAGGCAAAAGCAAATGCAAATCAAGTTAATATTCAATCAGTTTTACTAGTTGACAATCTAAAAGGATATGTCGTAATTGAAGCAGTAAATCCTAGCGATGCATACATGGCAGTAGAAGGAGTCAGACACATCAGAGGTCAGCTAAGAGGCGAATTAGAATTCAAAGACATTGAAGGATATCTTATCAAAAAATCAACAGTTTCACAATTAGCAGTAGATAATGTAGTAGAGATTACAGGAGGTCCATTCAAAGGAATGAAGGCAACAATTACTAGAATAGATGTTGACAAAGAAGAGGCAACCGTAGTTTTACTAGATGCATCATATCAATTACCAGTAACAGTAGACGCAAACTACCTAAAGCTAAGTGAGGCTTAG
- a CDS encoding 50S ribosomal protein L11, with amino-acid sequence MGEQKISSLVTGGGASAGPPLGPALGPLGVNIMEVIQAINDKTKDFEGMKVPVTVIVDTDTKKYEIEIGIPSAAALIMKEAGISKGSGASGTEWVGDVTLDSVIKVANTKLDKSYATSLKSVAKTIIGTCLALGVKVEGKTPKEITAEINEGKWDTKFA; translated from the coding sequence ATGGGAGAACAAAAAATATCATCACTTGTAACTGGAGGAGGAGCATCTGCAGGTCCACCATTGGGTCCAGCATTGGGTCCTCTTGGAGTCAACATTATGGAAGTAATTCAAGCTATCAACGATAAAACTAAAGATTTTGAGGGAATGAAAGTTCCAGTAACAGTAATTGTTGATACAGATACAAAAAAGTATGAAATTGAGATTGGTATTCCTTCAGCTGCGGCACTCATCATGAAAGAGGCAGGAATCTCAAAAGGCTCAGGTGCATCAGGTACAGAGTGGGTAGGAGATGTTACACTAGATTCAGTTATCAAAGTAGCAAATACAAAACTTGACAAATCTTATGCTACATCACTAAAATCAGTAGCAAAGACCATCATTGGTACATGCTTAGCATTAGGAGTTAAAGTGGAAGGAAAGACTCCAAAAGAGATTACAGCTGAGATCAATGAAGGCAAATGGGATACAAAATTTGCTTAA
- a CDS encoding Lrp/AsnC family transcriptional regulator — MKLLFELTRDGSITVPTLSAKLGVNASVLYSRIKRLLKKKLIKKFTIEIDDSLLGIGVKATVGVNRDPKFKDSIHKKLLEVIEVVSISEVTGRFDIMIHVYAKDLEELHSIVIEKIGKIEGVQNSETFVELQKTNKDPVYLIH, encoded by the coding sequence ATGAAACTGCTTTTTGAACTAACACGTGATGGCTCTATTACTGTACCTACGCTTTCTGCAAAACTAGGAGTCAATGCCTCTGTGCTGTATAGCCGAATCAAAAGACTGCTAAAGAAAAAACTAATCAAGAAATTCACAATAGAGATAGATGACTCTCTTTTGGGAATAGGCGTTAAGGCTACTGTTGGAGTAAATCGAGATCCAAAGTTTAAGGACTCGATTCATAAAAAACTCTTAGAGGTTATAGAGGTAGTCTCAATTTCTGAGGTGACAGGAAGATTTGATATTATGATTCACGTTTATGCAAAGGACCTTGAAGAACTTCACTCTATTGTAATTGAAAAAATTGGTAAAATTGAAGGTGTACAAAACTCTGAGACTTTTGTAGAACTGCAAAAAACAAACAAGGATCCTGTTTATCTAATTCATTAA
- a CDS encoding 50S ribosomal protein L1: MITESQLVDMIKKAKSATKQKKFKQSIELIMSFKDIDVKKGFAINEVIQLPKTDSPARVCIIATGDMSEKAKQAKADTVIGTAELEKFGANKRESRKFINKYDFFLADTKVMPVVGKTLGQLLGPRGKMPTPVPFDASIEAFIQRFRSSIKVRTRASLSASCKIGDESMDDADLAINAHAIISAIEKKLPNGEKNMRRIIIKTTMGKPVKQIQEVKKRHA; this comes from the coding sequence ATGATTACAGAGTCTCAGCTAGTTGATATGATTAAAAAGGCAAAAAGTGCTACTAAACAAAAAAAGTTCAAGCAATCAATTGAGTTAATTATGAGTTTCAAAGATATTGATGTAAAAAAGGGATTTGCCATCAATGAGGTAATTCAACTGCCAAAGACAGATTCTCCTGCAAGAGTATGCATTATTGCCACAGGAGATATGAGTGAAAAGGCAAAACAAGCAAAGGCAGATACTGTTATTGGAACGGCTGAACTAGAAAAGTTTGGAGCAAACAAAAGAGAGTCCAGGAAATTTATCAACAAGTATGATTTCTTTTTGGCAGACACTAAAGTAATGCCAGTTGTTGGTAAGACTTTGGGTCAACTTTTAGGTCCAAGGGGAAAGATGCCAACACCGGTTCCATTTGATGCATCAATTGAGGCTTTCATACAAAGATTTAGATCATCAATTAAGGTTAGAACCAGAGCATCATTGTCAGCATCATGTAAAATTGGTGATGAGTCAATGGATGATGCAGATTTGGCAATCAATGCACATGCAATAATTAGTGCAATTGAGAAAAAACTACCAAACGGTGAGAAGAACATGAGAAGAATTATCATAAAAACTACAATGGGCAAACCAGTTAAACAGATTCAAGAGGTCAAGAAGAGACATGCATGA
- a CDS encoding 50S ribosomal protein L10: protein MHENRTEYPKRKTQMYQNLQELPKKYKVVAIIKMDKVRSSQILPLRKTLKGEVQFVSIKDKVAQLALNKLDIPGIKKIAEDLKGQCMFMFTNMSPFKLNVLLAKNKIMMAARGGDVASIDIVVPAKNTGIAPGPMLTEFKEAGIPTKIDQGTIWISKESTPVAKGGVINEKLASLLGKLDIKPVEAGISLYSALEDGVKYAGEEMVIDVKKVREQFSQAHQEAVSLSIEAAYVTAENISLILSKAAGHARSLSIESAFMTDETKEQILQKADAQARAVAAQAKDYTPA, encoded by the coding sequence ATGCATGAGAATAGAACAGAGTATCCAAAAAGAAAGACTCAGATGTATCAGAATCTGCAAGAACTTCCAAAAAAATACAAAGTAGTTGCAATTATCAAAATGGACAAGGTACGTTCATCACAAATTTTACCATTAAGAAAAACTCTCAAAGGCGAAGTACAGTTTGTAAGTATCAAAGACAAGGTTGCACAATTAGCACTAAACAAATTAGATATTCCAGGAATCAAAAAGATTGCTGAAGACTTGAAAGGACAATGCATGTTCATGTTTACAAACATGTCACCATTCAAACTCAATGTTTTACTAGCTAAAAATAAAATCATGATGGCTGCAAGAGGTGGAGACGTTGCAAGCATTGACATTGTAGTACCTGCAAAGAACACAGGTATTGCACCAGGTCCAATGCTTACAGAATTCAAAGAGGCAGGCATTCCAACTAAGATTGATCAAGGAACAATTTGGATTTCAAAGGAGAGTACTCCAGTTGCCAAAGGCGGTGTAATTAATGAAAAACTAGCTTCACTTTTAGGTAAACTAGACATCAAGCCAGTAGAGGCAGGAATTTCACTTTATTCAGCATTAGAAGACGGAGTAAAGTATGCCGGCGAAGAGATGGTAATTGATGTCAAGAAAGTAAGAGAGCAGTTCTCACAAGCACACCAAGAAGCAGTCTCACTATCTATTGAGGCAGCATATGTCACAGCAGAGAACATTTCACTAATTCTCAGCAAAGCAGCAGGACATGCCCGCTCATTATCTATTGAATCAGCATTTATGACAGACGAGACAAAAGAGCAAATTTTGCAAAAAGCAGATGCTCAAGCAAGAGCAGTTGCAGCACAAGCTAAAGATTACACACCAGCCTAA
- a CDS encoding trimeric intracellular cation channel family protein encodes MAADSSFFPIDGFLSILDYLGTIAFAVTGSSKAISHKADIFGITVLATVVGVAGGITRDVIFGRFPAAFSDPIYVSLTVIVGVVMFFLYAKLRKQMSVWLVFDAIGLGVFSILGASIAHQIVGLEFLPMLFAGMITAIGGGILRDVFVREIPIVFVKEVYAVASIVGIVIFFAVLSSGVDAQVSSIIGIVVTTGIRLLAMRYKWNLPRVRESSS; translated from the coding sequence ATGGCAGCAGATTCTTCTTTTTTTCCAATTGATGGATTTCTTAGCATATTGGACTATTTGGGAACAATTGCATTTGCAGTAACTGGCTCTTCTAAAGCAATCTCACACAAGGCAGACATCTTTGGAATAACTGTCTTGGCAACTGTAGTTGGAGTTGCAGGTGGAATAACCCGCGATGTGATATTTGGGCGATTCCCTGCAGCGTTTTCTGATCCAATCTATGTTAGCCTGACTGTTATAGTTGGAGTTGTAATGTTCTTTCTTTATGCCAAGCTAAGAAAACAGATGAGCGTATGGTTGGTCTTTGATGCCATTGGTTTAGGTGTGTTTTCAATTTTAGGTGCATCAATTGCACATCAAATAGTTGGATTGGAGTTTCTTCCAATGTTGTTTGCAGGAATGATTACTGCAATAGGTGGTGGAATTCTCAGAGATGTCTTTGTCAGAGAGATTCCAATTGTATTTGTAAAAGAAGTGTATGCTGTTGCATCAATTGTAGGTATTGTGATATTCTTTGCAGTCTTGTCATCTGGTGTTGATGCTCAAGTCTCATCAATTATTGGAATAGTTGTTACCACTGGAATTAGACTACTTGCAATGAGGTACAAGTGGAATCTTCCAAGGGTACGAGAGTCTTCTTCTTAG
- the rpl12p gene encoding 50S ribosomal protein P1 — protein MEYVYAALLLHKLDKEVNEANISSVVKASGADVNEAQVKALVAALADVNIDEAVKAAPVAVAAAAAPAAAAEAAGGDKAKKEEPKDMGKTEEAAMEGLSSLFG, from the coding sequence ATGGAATATGTTTATGCTGCTTTACTTCTTCACAAGCTAGACAAAGAAGTTAACGAGGCAAATATCAGCTCAGTTGTCAAAGCATCTGGAGCAGATGTTAATGAAGCCCAAGTTAAAGCACTAGTTGCAGCCTTAGCTGATGTAAACATCGATGAGGCAGTAAAAGCTGCACCTGTAGCAGTCGCAGCAGCAGCTGCACCAGCCGCAGCAGCTGAAGCAGCCGGTGGTGATAAAGCAAAGAAAGAGGAACCAAAAGATATGGGTAAAACCGAAGAAGCAGCCATGGAAGGATTGTCTTCATTATTTGGCTAA
- the alaS gene encoding alanine--tRNA ligase, with amino-acid sequence MDKKEILKEFSSNPDRYYKVKLFEEQGFLRKSCSKCGRFFWTLNAERDLCPDDADDTYSFIGDPPTTKRFDYTQAWKQVEEFFVKNDHTSVSRYPVVCRWRDDLYFTIASVVDFQRVMGSKVVFEFPANPLVVPQTCLRFKDLENVGVTGRHFSSFCMIGQHSIPEGDKGYWKDKCVDLDYRLLTDQFGIKREEVVFVEDVWAGGGSFGPSLEYFVRGLELGNAVFTEFQGELGKHTTLDQRVIDMGAGLERFAWITMGTPTAYDCCFGPINQKLFNTIGIDSDSEVLRRYFTEIAKALEKFEDLNDVRRHAIKKAGLTDDKITKMITPLEGVYLIADHLRTLIFAITDGALPSNVGGGYNLRMMLRRINATISKLNLKLDIDDLIDTHIDYLKDTYPELDEKREDVKKILKIESQRYEESKVHMKKKAEKIREKGVPSVDDLITLYESDGITPEYLKEANAISEIPSSFYSRLSDLHQSENKKAVTELPVDQLPETDALFYKDDPMEFEAKVIKIFDDKVVLDKTSFYARGGGQEPDHGTIAGFNVINVDKHAHIIVHQLEGGVPKEGDTVKCVVNATRRANITKNHTSTHIINASARGVLGSWIWQHSAFKDDDHARLDITHHSSLTDEQVKQIEDAANSMVKQNLEVSIEYFDRGVAEQRYGFRIYQGGVVPVKAVRIVSIQDKDIEACGGTHVKKTGDIELIKITKTKRIQDGVVRIEFVSGPTAFEYIKQQEIELKQKEQENAQKEILAKRREENKQKAREKIPVLLETILDDGESATAGSEIDEIIIKDKLCFTASQQYDEYFHQNFGKKLVVKDPKTAFCGIFESGPTIRIMVHAGEQSGVNAGVIAKEISSILGGSGGGDAKFAQGGGKDTSKKDAAIAKAKSMILG; translated from the coding sequence TTGGATAAAAAAGAGATTCTAAAAGAATTTTCATCAAATCCGGATAGATACTATAAGGTAAAGTTGTTTGAAGAGCAAGGATTTCTCAGAAAGTCCTGCTCAAAGTGCGGCAGATTCTTTTGGACTCTAAATGCTGAGCGAGACTTGTGTCCTGATGATGCAGATGACACGTATTCATTTATTGGCGATCCGCCAACAACCAAAAGATTTGACTACACACAGGCATGGAAGCAAGTCGAAGAGTTTTTTGTAAAAAACGATCACACATCAGTTAGCAGATATCCTGTTGTATGTAGATGGCGTGATGACTTGTATTTTACAATTGCATCAGTTGTTGACTTTCAAAGAGTAATGGGCTCAAAGGTAGTCTTTGAATTTCCTGCAAACCCACTAGTGGTCCCACAAACTTGCCTGCGTTTCAAAGATTTAGAAAATGTAGGAGTAACTGGTAGACATTTTTCAAGTTTCTGTATGATAGGACAGCACAGCATTCCAGAGGGAGACAAAGGATATTGGAAAGACAAGTGTGTTGATTTGGATTATAGATTACTTACTGATCAGTTTGGAATTAAAAGAGAAGAAGTAGTTTTTGTAGAAGATGTTTGGGCAGGTGGTGGCTCTTTTGGTCCATCACTAGAGTATTTTGTCAGAGGTTTAGAACTAGGAAATGCAGTCTTTACTGAATTTCAAGGAGAACTAGGAAAGCATACAACACTTGACCAGAGAGTAATTGATATGGGTGCAGGTCTTGAGAGATTTGCATGGATTACAATGGGAACGCCTACTGCATACGATTGTTGCTTTGGTCCAATCAATCAGAAATTATTTAACACAATTGGAATTGATTCAGATTCAGAAGTTTTACGAAGATACTTTACAGAGATTGCCAAAGCACTAGAAAAATTTGAGGATCTAAACGATGTAAGACGTCATGCAATAAAGAAAGCTGGACTAACAGATGACAAGATAACTAAAATGATCACACCGCTTGAAGGAGTATATCTAATTGCAGATCATCTTAGAACTTTGATATTTGCAATTACTGATGGTGCATTGCCAAGCAATGTTGGTGGCGGATACAATCTAAGAATGATGTTGCGAAGAATCAATGCAACAATTAGCAAGCTAAATCTCAAACTAGACATTGATGATCTAATTGATACGCATATTGATTATCTCAAGGACACATATCCTGAGCTTGATGAGAAAAGAGAAGATGTCAAGAAAATTCTCAAGATAGAATCACAGAGATATGAAGAATCCAAAGTCCATATGAAGAAAAAGGCCGAAAAGATTCGTGAAAAAGGTGTACCTAGTGTCGATGATCTCATCACATTGTACGAATCAGATGGAATCACGCCTGAATATCTCAAGGAGGCCAATGCAATCTCTGAGATTCCATCTTCATTTTACTCCAGACTGTCAGACTTGCATCAATCTGAAAACAAAAAAGCAGTTACAGAATTACCAGTAGACCAACTGCCAGAGACAGATGCTCTGTTTTACAAAGATGATCCAATGGAGTTTGAGGCAAAGGTAATCAAGATTTTTGATGACAAGGTTGTACTAGACAAGACTTCATTTTATGCAAGAGGTGGAGGGCAAGAGCCAGATCATGGAACCATTGCAGGATTTAATGTAATTAATGTAGACAAGCATGCACACATTATCGTTCACCAGCTAGAAGGTGGAGTTCCAAAAGAAGGAGATACTGTAAAGTGTGTTGTAAATGCAACAAGGCGTGCAAACATTACTAAAAACCATACCAGCACTCACATCATTAACGCATCAGCAAGAGGAGTGTTGGGATCATGGATTTGGCAGCACTCTGCATTCAAAGACGATGATCATGCTAGACTAGACATCACACACCATTCATCATTGACTGATGAGCAGGTAAAGCAGATTGAAGATGCTGCAAATAGTATGGTAAAACAAAATCTTGAAGTCTCCATTGAATACTTTGATAGAGGAGTTGCAGAGCAAAGATACGGATTTAGAATTTACCAGGGAGGAGTAGTTCCAGTAAAGGCAGTAAGAATTGTTTCAATTCAAGACAAAGACATTGAGGCTTGTGGAGGAACACATGTCAAAAAGACTGGAGATATAGAACTAATCAAGATTACAAAAACTAAACGAATTCAAGACGGCGTTGTTCGCATAGAGTTTGTCTCAGGCCCAACTGCATTTGAGTACATCAAACAACAAGAGATAGAACTAAAACAAAAAGAGCAAGAGAATGCACAAAAAGAGATACTAGCAAAAAGAAGAGAAGAGAATAAACAAAAAGCAAGAGAAAAGATTCCAGTGTTGCTTGAAACAATTTTAGATGATGGAGAATCTGCTACTGCTGGTAGTGAAATTGATGAAATTATAATCAAAGATAAGCTATGCTTTACTGCAAGTCAACAGTATGATGAGTATTTTCATCAGAACTTTGGCAAAAAACTTGTAGTCAAGGATCCAAAGACTGCATTTTGTGGAATCTTTGAGTCAGGCCCAACTATTAGAATTATGGTACATGCAGGAGAGCAGTCAGGAGTCAACGCAGGCGTGATTGCCAAAGAAATATCATCAATTTTAGGTGGTTCAGGTGGGGGGGATGCCAAATTTGCCCAAGGCGGTGGAAAAGACACATCTAAAAAAGACGCTGCAATAGCCAAAGCAAAATCAATGATTTTAGGATAA
- the leuS gene encoding leucine--tRNA ligase produces the protein MTINWNEIEKKWRRKWDETKDFDTNPNDNKDKKFITVAYPYPNSPQHIGHGRTYTLADVHSRFYRMQGYNVLFPMGFHYTGTPVLGMAKRIQSQEKEILDGLRNIYHVPEEDIKTFVEPIKIADYFHEEIKSGMIEMGYSIDWRREFTTIVPGYQKFIEWQITTLKENGKIIQGSHPVGWCPRDQNPVSQHDTMGDVEPKIDDKNYLVKFKLDDDYIFPITTLRPETIFGITNLWVNPNTTYKKIRADNERWIVSQECAKKLEFFEKEISIEGDIAGSELVGKYAIALHNESKIPILEADFVEPGVGTGLVMSVPAHAPKDYQALMDLKAKNHELALKIEPIPIITTEGYGKIPAKDVCERLGVTDQSDKKLEEATNELYLKEFTSGKLNDRCGNFQGIKVEFGRDKVREWLQENNHLEKFPVLENGPVRCRCGTECVVKILSNQWFLNYGDEEWKEKARDCFDEMNILPGKIKTEFKDVINWLHERACARQQGLGTKLPWDKDWIVESLSDSVIYMAYYTISRFVNEGVASPDNLTKEFFDYIFLDKGDIDLAIQTSKLSKDVIEMIKKEFQYFYPVDSRHSGRDLVQNHLSFFVLNHVAIFDKKYWPKEIVVNGSVMMDGAKMSKSMGNIIPLRAAIKDHGADPIRLAIISSAELLQDADFNMESVLGIQNKLESLLEECSKVKTGEINNLEAEDRWILSKTQSLISQVTDAIEKMRLREALHDILFSFESDLSWYHKRVEAKKRENISGILHKINSIRVSMLSPFAPHIAEEMWQELGYTNLVSKSYWPKYSKESVDAVSIQSEELLESTINDIANILKVTKITPQKIVIYVNSDKFKLTVYRKILGIMVGGQNNMGVVMKELIADPQTSDAKKMPEYVQKVIKDLHSESEVIKEMKLESKDFDEKDFLYKELKSIGKKEFGVEIKVYSESDSDIYDPKGKARHARPFKPAILIE, from the coding sequence ATGACAATTAATTGGAATGAGATTGAAAAAAAATGGAGGAGAAAATGGGATGAAACCAAGGACTTTGATACAAATCCTAATGATAACAAGGATAAAAAATTCATAACAGTTGCATATCCATATCCCAACTCACCGCAGCATATTGGACATGGTAGGACATATACACTAGCTGATGTTCATTCAAGATTTTACAGAATGCAAGGATACAATGTATTGTTCCCAATGGGATTCCATTATACAGGAACGCCAGTACTTGGCATGGCAAAGAGAATTCAATCTCAAGAAAAGGAAATTTTAGATGGATTAAGAAACATCTACCACGTTCCAGAAGAGGACATCAAAACATTTGTAGAGCCAATAAAAATTGCAGACTATTTTCATGAAGAGATAAAATCTGGCATGATCGAGATGGGGTACTCCATTGATTGGCGTAGAGAGTTTACAACAATAGTTCCAGGCTATCAAAAGTTTATCGAGTGGCAAATAACTACTCTAAAAGAAAATGGCAAGATAATTCAAGGATCACATCCAGTTGGATGGTGTCCACGTGATCAAAACCCAGTATCACAACATGATACAATGGGTGATGTAGAGCCAAAGATTGATGATAAAAACTATCTAGTCAAATTCAAGTTAGATGATGATTACATATTTCCAATTACAACACTCCGACCTGAAACAATTTTTGGAATAACTAATCTCTGGGTCAACCCAAATACCACATACAAAAAGATCAGAGCAGACAATGAAAGATGGATAGTATCACAAGAGTGCGCAAAGAAACTAGAGTTCTTTGAAAAAGAGATTTCAATTGAAGGAGACATTGCAGGAAGTGAGTTAGTTGGCAAATATGCAATTGCATTACATAATGAATCAAAAATCCCAATACTTGAGGCAGACTTTGTAGAGCCAGGTGTGGGAACAGGTTTGGTAATGTCAGTTCCAGCTCATGCACCAAAAGACTATCAGGCATTAATGGATCTAAAGGCCAAAAATCATGAACTAGCCTTAAAAATTGAGCCTATTCCAATCATAACTACAGAAGGGTATGGCAAAATTCCAGCAAAAGATGTCTGTGAGAGACTGGGTGTAACTGATCAATCCGATAAAAAACTAGAAGAGGCAACAAATGAGCTATACCTCAAAGAGTTTACCAGCGGAAAATTAAATGACAGATGTGGGAATTTCCAAGGCATCAAAGTAGAGTTTGGACGAGATAAGGTAAGAGAATGGTTGCAAGAAAATAATCATCTAGAAAAATTCCCAGTACTTGAGAACGGTCCGGTAAGATGTCGTTGTGGAACTGAGTGTGTTGTAAAGATACTATCAAATCAATGGTTCTTAAACTACGGAGATGAAGAGTGGAAAGAAAAAGCAAGAGATTGTTTTGATGAGATGAACATTCTTCCTGGCAAAATCAAAACAGAGTTCAAAGATGTCATCAACTGGTTACATGAGCGAGCATGTGCAAGACAGCAGGGACTAGGAACAAAACTTCCATGGGACAAAGATTGGATAGTAGAGAGTCTATCAGATAGTGTCATCTATATGGCATATTACACTATTTCACGATTTGTCAATGAAGGAGTAGCAAGTCCTGATAATCTCACCAAAGAATTCTTTGACTATATCTTTTTAGACAAAGGAGACATTGACTTGGCTATTCAGACTTCAAAGTTATCAAAAGATGTAATTGAGATGATCAAAAAAGAGTTTCAATATTTCTATCCAGTTGACTCTCGCCATTCAGGCAGAGATCTGGTTCAGAATCACTTGTCATTTTTTGTATTAAATCATGTTGCAATATTTGATAAAAAATACTGGCCAAAAGAAATTGTAGTAAATGGCTCTGTAATGATGGATGGTGCTAAAATGTCAAAGAGCATGGGAAATATCATTCCACTTCGAGCAGCAATAAAAGATCACGGCGCAGATCCAATTAGACTGGCAATAATATCATCAGCTGAGCTATTACAAGATGCTGATTTTAACATGGAGTCAGTCTTGGGTATTCAAAACAAGCTAGAGTCACTTCTTGAGGAATGCTCCAAGGTAAAAACAGGAGAAATTAACAATTTAGAGGCAGAAGACAGATGGATTTTATCAAAAACTCAGAGTCTGATATCTCAGGTGACTGATGCAATTGAGAAGATGAGGCTGCGTGAGGCTTTGCATGATATTTTATTTTCATTTGAATCAGACCTAAGTTGGTATCACAAAAGAGTAGAGGCAAAGAAAAGAGAAAACATTTCAGGAATTTTGCACAAGATAAATTCTATACGAGTTTCAATGTTGTCTCCGTTTGCACCACACATAGCAGAAGAAATGTGGCAAGAACTCGGATACACCAATCTAGTATCAAAATCATATTGGCCCAAATATTCCAAAGAAAGTGTTGATGCCGTATCGATTCAATCCGAAGAGTTGCTTGAATCAACAATTAATGATATTGCAAATATTCTCAAAGTAACAAAAATCACTCCACAAAAAATTGTAATCTATGTTAATTCAGACAAATTCAAATTAACAGTGTATCGCAAGATACTAGGAATTATGGTAGGGGGTCAAAACAACATGGGAGTTGTAATGAAAGAGTTGATAGCAGATCCTCAAACTAGTGATGCCAAAAAGATGCCAGAGTATGTACAAAAAGTAATCAAAGATTTACACTCAGAGTCAGAAGTAATCAAAGAGATGAAACTAGAATCAAAGGATTTTGATGAAAAAGATTTCTTATATAAGGAATTAAAATCCATAGGCAAAAAAGAGTTTGGAGTAGAAATAAAGGTGTATTCAGAATCAGATAGCGACATTTACGATCCTAAAGGAAAGGCAAGACATGCAAGACCATTCAAGCCTGCAATTTTGATAGAGTAA
- a CDS encoding Lrp/AsnC family transcriptional regulator, with protein MNTAFVLVNCDMGYEMQTVKRLKELCDEVQGTYGLYDFICKLKYDSIESFEQTLQNIRRLQNITHTITIHTIPEQS; from the coding sequence ATGAATACAGCATTTGTTTTAGTTAATTGTGATATGGGATATGAGATGCAGACAGTCAAGAGACTCAAAGAGTTATGTGATGAAGTACAGGGAACCTATGGACTGTATGATTTTATCTGTAAATTAAAGTATGACAGTATAGAATCTTTTGAACAAACTTTACAAAACATCAGACGTCTTCAAAACATTACACATACAATTACCATACATACAATTCCAGAACAATCATAG
- a CDS encoding universal stress protein: MQSYEIKKILVPLDGSQNSFRGLEKAIYFARQCDATLTGLYISQKPSRYGFDTIEDLDSFKRKQIDTFLEKAKNTAAKNGTDMNSEIIHGSAKKDILNFANRWNYDLIVIGSKGAGSSDEPYLGSVANHILHTSKIPVLIVK, from the coding sequence ATGCAATCCTACGAGATCAAAAAAATACTAGTTCCACTTGATGGCTCGCAAAACTCCTTTAGGGGATTGGAAAAGGCAATCTATTTTGCAAGACAATGTGATGCGACACTAACAGGACTGTATATCAGTCAAAAGCCATCAAGATATGGATTTGATACCATCGAGGATCTGGATTCTTTTAAAAGAAAGCAAATTGATACGTTTTTAGAAAAGGCAAAAAATACTGCTGCCAAAAACGGCACAGACATGAATAGTGAGATAATTCATGGTTCTGCCAAAAAAGATATTCTTAACTTTGCAAACAGATGGAACTATGATCTAATTGTAATTGGTTCAAAGGGTGCTGGTTCATCTGATGAACCATATTTGGGAAGTGTTGCAAACCACATACTCCACACATCGAAGATTCCTGTATTGATTGTAAAATAA